The Canis lupus familiaris isolate Mischka breed German Shepherd chromosome 1, alternate assembly UU_Cfam_GSD_1.0, whole genome shotgun sequence DNA window agagaaaagacaCAGCTCCAATCCTGCCTTACTCTTTAACCAAACGTGGTTGTTTTTCCAtaggcagaaatgaaaacaaatatgaaatatattgtaatatgGCATGAGGCATCATCAATTTTTATGTGACAAATGACCTGAAAACTCAGAGTGACCATAAAATCAATCCATCATCCTAAAGTTGTTGATCTACAAAGCAACACAcctgtatttttataattgattCAAAGTCAGGGGTGGGCATGGAGAGTAGAAATGTGATTTAGAGTTTCCAAtacttttgtaaattaaaaagaaacccacaGTTATTAGTCACTTTTGTTTTCATATCACCAACATAGTTTATCTAAAAACAATTAAagctaaataatttttcttgactGCATTTTTCAagacatatttaataaatgacaaCTTTAATTTCTCCTCGTGACCCTTTACCAAGAAAAATGAGATGTTCAGATGAAACTGAACACTCAATCGAATTCCAAAATTTTGTTTGGAAGGGGAAACCTCTGGAGATTCTTAATCCCAACTGATAATGTCAACTTCTAATTGGCTTGAGTGAAATTTGGCTAAATGATTCTTCCAGACATCTGTAACAGacacatttaatttcatttgtccAAATGCCATGTTttcatactttcatttttctcccagGGCATTTCTCTTGTACTCTGTCGTCCACAGTCCTGTTCTTGTCTATCTGCCATTTATTAAGAGTATAAAAACGACATTAATATCCAGGCTCCCACATTTTAACAAAAATCTGATTCACAATCGTATAACCTTACCAGTACTTGAGTCACCTTAAGACAGCTTATTGGGTATATATAGTAGTCATTATTAATGATCCTTTTAGACTTCTTCATTGTATACCCATTTTTAGCTAATATATTCCCCCAATGCAAAACTAAAAGTATAAACCAAATTTTATATAAGAAGTAaatccaatctttaaaaaacaaacaaaaaaacccgcCATTCTATATTCTTCCTTTAGTGGCCTATCCCTTTCCCCCATATGacatggcaatttttttttctgatttaaaactTATTGATATCATCTTGAATACTTTCttacatattcattttctttttaagaaaaagcaaactgAGCATCCGTGACAGTGAGATCACATTAGAAAATCTTTGATCTTGTTTGGAGGGTGCCTCAGAGACAACTGGTCAATTCTTTGGAACACTGTTGACTATTCTGGTTTCGTAAAATAGATTTTTTCtggcagaaaagaaaagacatgccATTATGCATGGTCTACTCAACAACGATTTTGTGGTTTGTCACTGTTTTTTGGAAGTAATATTTGGGTGGGGGTTTTGATGATCAGTTCCTAGGTAGAGTCTAACAGCCACATTTCTTCTCTGCTGGTTTTTCCCCATCTAGCTTTCCAGAGTCTCCACCATTGACAGTGTCGGGAACTTGTGTCTTCTCTACACACTGTTCCATTCGCTTCATTATTAAGTCCAGAAGGGTTTCCACCGCTTTCTCCACATTCTGGCCAGTCGCGGCACTTGTTTCAAAATATGGTATACTTGCATCGAAGAAGTGATACATATTTTTGagaggaagaaatcagaaaagataCAACAAGATGTACAAATGAGTAATAGGCACAAACATGGCTGGCATAGAGATCGCGAAATAATCACTATTTTGCCCACTGAGTTGGAAAGTATCCTTGTTTCTTCTCAGTGAGTAAAAAATGGCAGGCTGCTTTCTCATGTGGGTATATCGGACAAGGAAACGGATACAGGAGGTACTTAGGAATTTGAAGCTAAGGTATTATCACTGTTTCACAAGAAATTTAAGAAGGTAGAAATAACTAGACTAgtgataaatatttactattaaaatagCACTTCCCTGTTAATCAATTATCTGGTAATTTGACTTAGAAATTAAGCAGGCACTGAAGAGGATATGCATGTCAATAAACCGTCTATATTTATATGGAATCAAAAGTTTCAAGAagacatacacatttttaaagctcTCAAGGAAAATTCTTCAGTAAAAAATTGGCAGGAATGAGGCAACTGCTTTAAATTTAAAGTCTGTGTTGGAAGTCAACTTATCTTCGTAGGgggatatttaaaattatttttgatctgCCACTTAAGCTCAGCAAGGATGAGGATTGCAATATTATGTCCTTGTCAGGTGTTATTTCTTAGAGTTTTGCAGCTATTAGCGGAAAGGCAGTGGACGATAGTGTTGAAGGTCACGAGCTCTGATCTCAGACTGCCTGGGTTGAATTcaagctctgctacttactagctacCTGGCCTTCCAtcagttacttaatttttctatGCCTCAATTCTTAATATATAAGATGGGATGATTCTAGATCTCCTATGTTTGGTTATGAGTAGTTAAAGAGTTAAAGTCTAGAGGGAGTTGTTGGCACATAGTAGTAAGGATTCAGCCATTGTTAGCCACTACTACTATTAAGGAATCGATTTAAAAGATCACATACATTCCCCTGAAAGATCTTTTTCATTCTTGTGCCATTATTGACTCAAGGGAATCCTTCCCAGTATCAACCTCAAGTCCCTGTTCCACTACTAAGCCGCAGTGTGCAAGGGCAGATGACATCTCCGAGTAAATGACTTACCCGTATTTGTCAGCGAGGTCCCGGGCTTGCCTTTCATTGACTTCCCTCTGGTCCGGCAGGTCTGCCTTGTTGCCAATTAATACTATATCTGGATTTTCACAATAAGCGTTTGCTTGCAGTTGGCCTTAGGAAGAAAGCAGATGGACCCAGCACATTAGTTATAAACAAGTGATGTCAAATGACTGCTCATactttgaattcctttttttttcatacttcaaATTCCTAATCTAATTGTTCACCTCCAGTTTGCCTGCTTACTAGTTATATCATATTAGCCAAGTTCCTTAATTGTTCTCAACTATACCTTCttcaatctgtaaaatgagtgaaGATAATGCCTCAAAAATTGCAGATTATGAGTATTAATAATAACTGCTATGAAGCACCTATATGATCACCGATCTGTAACTCTCTTGCATCTGAGGAACTGTCCTCCAAGATGGACATACTGCTTCATACTATTTGTTCCTCAAATATAAGTAGAGATAATAGAACAGGAATTTTAAGTGTGTAAGTATGTTCCTTCAAGAGgctgctacattttttttttttttttagtaggccccagacccagcatggagcccagtgtggggcttgaactcatgatcctgggatcaagacctgagctgagatcaagagtcagatgcttaagtggttgagctacccaggtgccccgaggtgGCTACTTTTCTACCTCCTGAAGTCCAAGGTGATGATCTATCAGAAGAGAACATTTCTGAACCACCACAAATTCATGTAGAAACAATTTTAAGACAGgtgacttgtttttctttttctccaggatACACTgcacaaaagagagaagaaagagagagggaaggaaggagggagggatggaaggaaggaaggacagaaggaagaaaatggtaCAAAATCTGTCAACTCTTGTTTTTGAAGTTACGGGGATTACTTTACTTTCTATCTCAAGGCATGCTGTGTGCAAGTTTGCCAAGGAGGAAGACAAAGCTTGCTTACCCTGTAACAGTGATTATTTGGgtgttaaaaattaaagtgttaTGAGACATGCCAATTAATTATCTTAAATCCCAATAGTATccttctggatcttttttttaaataaggaagaattttatCTGCCTTGAAAAAGGATGAACAAATCATTCCCTGAAAGAATCTGATAATCTTATTATCTCTTTATCTCCTCAGAATCTAATAATACCACcaaaatttggagaaagaaatacaataataaaaggaaatagagacAAATCCTAGGATAAACACTCAGTTGGAGAAGCAATGAAGGAAGTCAGAACTTGTTGGTATTTGTCGCCGCTGCAGCAACTGCATTTTTGAACTCACATTTAAAGcagttatatgtaaattataaataatatataataataagaaatacatggttttttttttttttttttttttttttttttttttagtatctattCTGTGCTAGACACTAATCCTGGCTTTGGGCTATTGCAATGCAACAAAGCAGACGAAGTCTGCACTTTCATAGAGCTCACATTCTAGTGGCAGAGGGTCCAAAGGacaagtaaacaaagaaaaacataatgtcaggtggtggtggtgacaaaagGAAATGTAAAGTGTGCTGAGGAGATAGAAAGTAATGAAGCGTACTAGTTTAGATgcatggtcagggaaggcttctttcAAGAGATAAATAAAGTTTGAACAAACCCTTTAAGGAGATGAGAGAATTGGCACACTCTATACACGGGAGAAGAGGTATCAGGCAGAGAAAATTGGCAAGTACAAAAGCCACAAAGTAGGGAATGGGCCTTTTGTCGCGGGAATAGCAGGAGAGGTGTTTGGCTGGAGGCCAGTGAGCTGGGACAGGATCAGAGTAAATTACCCAGGAATCTAAGGCCTGATCACCAGGGCCTTGCAGTTGAGTGAAAGACTCTGGATTTTAGCCCACGTGAGTTGGGAGGTCCCAGGAGGACTTTGACCAGGGAAATAACATGATCCGATGTTTTTTGtaaagattctttattttagcgatggtggggggcagggggtgcatggcatggcagggaggaagagagggagacagaaagagaatctcaagcagattccctgctgagcttggagcccgaggtggggctcgatccctcggctccaacatcatgacctgagccaaaaccaagagttggatatccaactgactgagccacccaggtgtcccaacatgacccaatttttgaagaaatatcaCTCTGGCCATAGACAGCTCCAACAAATCTAGAAATGACAAGCCTATCACCAGTCCATAGCACTGCATTTATACCACGGTAGGATCAAAAttcatatttgtaataaaaatgcaaatgaaatattCTCTTTAGTGCTACAccaatttttgaaaaaggaaactCAAATACTACTTTCCTATGCTGACACATATCAGTCTATCTTCAATACCTGATTAGGCTACTTTTAACTTAATGTTAGGTGaaaattatatagatttttctACTTAAGGCTTCCTTacctttgaacatttttttttccaaaaatgcaaaatttcagtGTGAGCTAAGACATGCTATGCCTTATCTTCCTGTGGCTGGTGTGCTCTGGGGCAGTTTCTCACCAAATTAACCCATCCGCTAGTTCATGCATTAGTTAACCCGTGTGCAAGGGCATACATTTTTAGGTGCCAGTGAACCCTCTCAGAAAATGCTGttgcttttctgtctcctttccaGATTAGATGTCATAGCTCAGATGGTTATAAGAAGTCCTTTTAAGACTTAACTGGATAAGTGGAATTAATAGCCTTTCAATTGCACCTATATATAGGTGttactttctgattttatttccttcagttaCAAGTAATAAATTGTCAAATATTATATCCCCTCACTGTGCCTATATTGAAAAGTTTTTATAAAAGAGTAATATCATATAGCACCTAGATTTTAGAAAGTATCAGCAATTCCATTAATCATGATTAAAATGGTGATCGTGCAATATCCCAAGAAAGTTGCCCTTTTTAAAGGAAGGCATTGAAATAAAGCAGGTTAGTGTATAATTTTGCCTGTGTCATTTGATAATGGGTGACATCTGAATGGCTTTAGTAGCCAATGTGGGTTGCTTTCATGGatccctttcttttcatttgatgCATTTCTTCCAGGGAGATTGTGGTGAGCTTGCTCTCTCATCAAGTGAGAGTTACACAGGCTGTTCTAAGAGTGTCAAAGGAAGATATGATCCCAAGCCCCCTTTGGTGAGCCGCATACAGGGCATCACTTTGAAGGTGACATAGGAAATGCTAAAGTCGTGAATTCCCAAGGTTCATCTGTGGAACCCAATCTGGTTTTGTGTTGGGAGGCAAAGAGGCAAATAGAGCTGTTGGGAGCCTCAAATGGCCAATGCAAGTGACTTGGTTCCACTTACTCATCCAGTTTCTGACATTTAAGAAGCTCTGTTGACTGGTGAGGTCAAACATTAATAAGAAACCCATGGCATCTCTGAAAAATGCAGTGGTAAGGCTCCGGAATCTGCCAAGAAAGCACAGCGGATAGTTCTGGAAGTTAGCCCACAAACATATGATGGCAGTATATACAACAACACTATTTCCCTTTGAAATGTGAAATCCCCACGGCATCCCTAATGGATTGTCCTACAGAATGAGAGTGGACAGAAAGACTGCTAAAGGGGAGGGCATCTGGTTGTAGACATTTTTTAGGACCACAACCTGGCTTTCTGGTCCGTAGCACTTATACACACAGAGTTTGTAACGTTCAATCACACGCTGGCTTACACAGCCCCTTGGACTCTTTCTTGGATATCTTGTGGTCCACAATTAAAATGAAAGCCACTTTCAAATGGGGACTTCAACTTATACTTTTCAATCTCCCTTGTCTGTGCCTAGAAGAAAGCTTGGCACTTGGTAGCCTAAAAATGAATGCCCATGATTACATGCAGAAAACCACAACCATGGGCATGTTAGCAACCGAAACTGGGGTTCttttgcagggggaaaaaaacattggTGAGAAAACTCCTGTGTCAGCACTCTAGGGGTAAAGCTCAATTCTACTCTGGCATCCGTGTCtcataaaaagagggaaaaacactgaagaaagaaggaagagaaagatgattaaaacactgaagaaaaaaaataataaataaaacactgaagaaaggaggaagagaaagatgattaGGGAAAATAAGGCAAGGTCAGAGAGACATAGTAGTTGGAGACAGAAAGTAAGAACGCTCATCTGTGATGGAAGATTCTAGAGAATGTACACTCCCGTGTTGTGTGAAGActgtctctcccctgctcctaCCTCCTCCACCCCAAAACCTTCAGTACAATTGAAGGTATGCTGAGATGCACTTCAATGGCAGGAATGGGCAAAACCAGAGATCACACAGAGGGACCAGAGAAGGTTTGGGTTATACTGACACAGAAGTGAATTTGGAAATGGGTTTTTAGGAAGGCACATAACGTTTAAATACAGACTATCACTTCCTGTCCTAAATGCCCTCCTAATTATTGGTCTCCTATTTTAGCCTATTTGTAGATTCTTTGGTTTCCTTAGAGTTCTATTCTCAGTCCCTTCCCACTCGACATACATTCACTGAGTAACCTCATCTACTTCCCTGATTCAGTTGACACCTTTATGTTGGACCTCAAATGGATAGGTGTAGATTTATCCTGTCCTCCATGCTGTGTGCCCAATTACATGTTGTGTGTTTCCAgctggaggaaactgaggcacctcTAACTTCGAGAGTCTAGACCCCACCTGGCTCCTCCTTTtgattcctcctcctcctcctcctcctccttcttctttctttcttcttcttcttcttcttcttcttcttcttcttcttcttcttcttcttcttcttcttcttctttttatttttattttatttttttatttttttatttcttcttctatcaGTGCATCATGACCTTTGGGGTTGCCACGgcttctttctccttcacctACTATGTATGATTACCAAGCATTTTCTGATCTTCTCATTTCTGTCCATCTACTCTCGTTTTGAACCTATCGGCTTTCATCTGAATAACCTCGACAGCCTTCCTAACAGGCTTCCTGTCTCCAGTTTTGTTGGGGACCCTCCCCTTCGTGGATCCGTTCCTGCTGACTGTGTAAATCCTTGGCTAAAAACATCTAGATGATGGTGCATTGCTCTTAGGATAATGGCTGAACTCTTCAATACGCTGTCACGCTCTGCATGGAAGTGACCCTTGCTCATCCCTCTAGCTTCCTCTCCTGACTACCCACAGGCATGCTGATCTTCTTTTAGTTCTTAGAAAGTTCACTCTCTCCCCTGGGCTCTCACACATGCTGTTCTTTCTGTGGGTAACCTGGCCTAATGCTTCCTTTACCTCCTACCTCCTTAGCCTGGATAAGACTCTCTCACTCATACATTGtgtatgagtatatatatatatatatatatatatagtttctgaGGAAATATCGCTTTCCCAAGCAGCCTTCCTAACACCCATATCTGGGTTAGAGGCTCCACCTGGTGTACCTATCACCTACGTTTTCCTGACACTATCCTAAGGTTATATGGTAATTGTTCATTATCTATTCGAATTCCACCCTACACTTGTGAGCTCCAACAGGAAAGGAGTTATGTTTCTAACTTGTTATCCATTATATTTTCATGGTCCTGAACATAGTGTTTGTTCACAAAGTGTTTGTCTaactaagagaagaaaaaaaaagaaagaaagagaatagcaagagataaaattattaaagatttcAATGACTTCAAGTAGAGAACGATTCTTTTAATACCAAAGCAAAGAGAACAGATAGTTTAATGACTATTTGCAAGTTTGATTTCTTTGGTAAGGCAGTAATCATAATAATTATGCAATACCAAAAAAATTTACTCAATTCTTTTCTTGTGGAATTGTTCCTACCAGTGCTAGGAGCTCACAGAGATTATAGTGCTTTTATTGAAGTTTTCTTTCTGTGTGGGGATGAGCTGTATTCACAAAATTGTCTCTCACTCAACTACAATGGTGTGCCTAGGACATCTGCTCTCTGTTCtctcctagagagagagagaaagagagagagagagtctctgtgtgttatgtgtgtgtctCACTTAAGGACAAGACTGTGCCATGCCCTCCTCTCACTGCCCATAGCACATGGcgaagttatttttttatgttaatgatctttttattgggggggggggaggctagCATTCACAACTTGGGATGGACGTAAGCTGTAATTTCTTGAACATCCATGCTAATGGTCATGCTGAGGCCCACAGCCACAGCCAATTCTGCTGGCTCCAAGTCATGGCTCAAAAcgttttaaaaatagagtgaGTTCAAAGATGCTCCCTTGGTAAaggtttcttttcaaaaatgtgtGTTAATG harbors:
- the RAB27B gene encoding ras-related protein Rab-27B, with product MTDGDYDYLIKLLALGDSGVGKTTFLYRYTDNKFNPKFITTVGIDFREKRVVYNTQGPNGSSGKAFKVHLQLWDTAGQERFRSLTTAFFRDAMGFLLMFDLTSQQSFLNVRNWMSQLQANAYCENPDIVLIGNKADLPDQREVNERQARDLADKYGIPYFETSAATGQNVEKAVETLLDLIMKRMEQCVEKTQVPDTVNGGDSGKLDGEKPAEKKCGC